The following proteins come from a genomic window of Mucinivorans hirudinis:
- a CDS encoding 4-hydroxybutyrate coenzyme A transferase encodes MRVEPRIVSPAEAVKVVKSGDHIHFSSVASAPACLIKALMARGDAGELKDVHIHHLHTEGAAPYGEARYEGIFQADQFFVGGNLRKHTQGGFADYIPVFLSETQKLYRCGALPINVAMIQVSPPDKHGFVSLGTSVDATLAAVECADHVIAVINKYVPRSFGDAMIPTSMIDIWCVDDEPLEEAHFSTPTDVEVLIGNNCAALIEDGACLQMGIGAIPNAVLAQLGNHKNLGIHTEMFADGVLPLVESGVINGMNKGIDRGKMVSTFLMGSQKVYDFIDDNPMVRMMDVGYTNDPFIIAKNEKVTAINSALQVDITGQVCADSLGTTHYSGVGGQVDFIYGASLSKGGKAIIAMPAVTNKGVSKIAPTLNLGAGVVTTRAHMHYFVTEFGAVDLYGKTLQERARLVISVAAPEHREALDKAAFERFGSHHHYVKGYMK; translated from the coding sequence ATGAGAGTAGAACCAAGAATTGTGTCGCCTGCCGAGGCGGTAAAGGTCGTAAAGAGCGGCGACCACATCCATTTTAGCTCCGTGGCTTCGGCTCCGGCGTGCCTCATTAAAGCACTTATGGCGCGCGGTGATGCGGGCGAATTGAAGGATGTGCATATTCACCACCTCCACACAGAGGGTGCAGCACCTTACGGAGAAGCGCGTTATGAGGGCATCTTCCAAGCCGACCAATTTTTCGTAGGCGGCAACCTCCGCAAACACACCCAAGGCGGATTTGCAGACTACATCCCCGTATTCCTGAGCGAGACACAAAAGTTATACCGTTGTGGTGCACTGCCAATCAACGTTGCGATGATTCAGGTCTCGCCTCCCGATAAGCACGGATTTGTATCGCTCGGAACTTCCGTTGATGCTACCTTGGCGGCTGTCGAATGCGCTGACCACGTCATTGCCGTTATCAACAAATATGTGCCACGTTCATTTGGCGATGCAATGATTCCTACCTCTATGATTGATATTTGGTGTGTGGATGATGAGCCGTTGGAAGAGGCGCATTTCTCTACCCCGACTGATGTCGAGGTGTTGATTGGTAATAACTGTGCGGCTCTTATCGAGGACGGAGCTTGTCTGCAGATGGGTATTGGTGCAATCCCTAACGCGGTGCTTGCACAGCTCGGTAACCACAAAAACCTTGGTATTCACACTGAGATGTTTGCCGACGGTGTTCTCCCACTGGTGGAGTCAGGCGTTATCAACGGTATGAACAAGGGCATTGACCGTGGCAAGATGGTTTCGACCTTCTTGATGGGTTCACAAAAGGTTTACGACTTTATTGATGATAACCCAATGGTACGTATGATGGATGTGGGTTATACTAACGACCCATTTATAATTGCTAAGAATGAGAAGGTGACGGCTATCAACTCTGCACTGCAGGTGGATATTACAGGTCAAGTTTGTGCCGACTCACTCGGAACAACTCACTATTCGGGCGTTGGTGGTCAGGTAGACTTCATCTATGGTGCATCACTCAGTAAAGGCGGCAAGGCGATTATTGCTATGCCTGCCGTAACCAACAAAGGTGTATCTAAGATTGCTCCAACACTAAATCTTGGTGCGGGCGTGGTTACAACTCGTGCCCATATGCACTACTTCGTAACTGAGTTTGGTGCTGTGGATTTGTACGGAAAAACTTTGCAGGAGCGTGCGCGCTTGGTGATTTCGGTTGCTGCGCCCGAGCACCGCGAGGCTTTGGACAAGGCGGCGTTCGAGCGTTTCGGCTCTCACCACCACTACGTTAAGGGTTATATGAAATAG
- a CDS encoding RNA-binding region RNP-1 — protein MQALFEQYGEVSSANVVTDRETGRSRGFGFVEMPNEAEGEAAINALNETEFEGRTINVNVARPKTERTDGGSRGGYGGGSRGGERDGYRRRF, from the coding sequence TTGCAGGCACTATTTGAACAATATGGCGAGGTAAGCTCGGCAAATGTGGTTACCGACCGCGAAACAGGTCGTTCACGCGGCTTCGGCTTTGTGGAGATGCCAAACGAGGCTGAGGGCGAAGCGGCAATCAATGCGCTTAACGAGACTGAGTTTGAGGGAAGAACAATCAACGTGAACGTTGCACGTCCTAAGACGGAGCGTACTGACGGCGGCTCACGCGGTGGCTACGGTGGTGGCTCGCGCGGTGGTGAAAGAGACGGATATCGTAGAAGATTCTAA
- a CDS encoding Cold shock protein CspA: protein MAQRITTGKRDREKLKEQKRKEKQHRKEERQSGGVSTFEDMIAYVDENGMLCSKPPERSKREIDASEIAVSVPKQEDIEVVPLNGRVEHFNSSKGYGFVKDLGSSEKYFFHITAAPASITEGDKVTFELERGTRGMNAVRISILTNKQ, encoded by the coding sequence ATGGCACAACGGATAACCACAGGAAAACGCGACCGCGAGAAGCTCAAGGAGCAGAAACGCAAAGAGAAACAACACCGTAAGGAGGAGCGTCAGAGTGGCGGAGTGAGCACCTTTGAGGATATGATAGCTTATGTGGATGAGAATGGGATGCTATGCTCGAAACCACCGGAACGGAGCAAGCGCGAGATTGACGCTTCGGAGATAGCCGTATCGGTTCCCAAGCAGGAGGATATTGAGGTTGTGCCGCTCAACGGGCGGGTAGAGCACTTTAACTCATCCAAGGGTTACGGTTTTGTGAAGGATTTGGGCAGTAGCGAGAAATATTTTTTCCACATCACTGCCGCTCCTGCCTCCATTACCGAGGGAGACAAGGTAACATTTGAACTTGAACGCGGTACGCGCGGAATGAACGCGGTACGGATTTCAATATTAACAAACAAACAATAA
- a CDS encoding IS1478 transposase, translated as MLPRPKDTLQSSLFFDLRSTLNHRHPLFQLANKIDWAMFEREFSPLYSPDKGVEAKPIRLMVGLLILKHIRNVSDESVVEQWSENVYYQYFCGGTEFVAAQPIDASSLVHFRHRIGEAGFELILAESIRVNDDVDFDKPQVVFVDTTVQEKNITYPTDAKLHKKIVENCRGIAAKSGVTLRQSYARVVKALNRDIRFNKKQSKAARRKLKCIAGRLVRELDRELPLESLHREQIDLYKRVLSQTKDSKNKVYSLHEPSVCCISKGKEHEKWEFGNKVSVAYNEDGLIVGALSFRNEYDGHTLLPAIEQVVRLNHRPIKIVPCDRGYKGVSQVLGIPVLIPSNGKGCKSEYERKKLKKLFAQRAGIEPINGHLKSDHRMGRNFYKGIFGDNINSMLAAAAFNFKRAMNVLLDYILRWILQLFEQNISIKLQN; from the coding sequence ATGTTACCACGCCCCAAAGATACTCTGCAAAGCAGCCTTTTCTTCGACCTTAGAAGCACCTTAAACCACCGCCACCCGCTCTTCCAACTCGCCAACAAAATCGACTGGGCGATGTTTGAGCGAGAGTTTTCGCCACTCTACTCACCGGATAAAGGAGTCGAAGCAAAGCCAATACGACTGATGGTTGGATTGCTGATACTAAAACATATACGCAATGTTTCGGACGAAAGTGTTGTAGAGCAGTGGAGCGAAAATGTATATTATCAATACTTCTGTGGAGGTACTGAATTTGTCGCGGCACAACCTATTGATGCGAGTAGTTTAGTGCATTTTCGCCACAGAATTGGCGAGGCTGGGTTTGAGTTGATTTTGGCAGAGAGTATCCGCGTGAATGATGATGTAGATTTCGACAAGCCGCAAGTTGTTTTTGTAGACACGACTGTACAAGAGAAGAACATAACATATCCCACTGATGCTAAGTTACATAAGAAGATAGTTGAGAATTGCAGAGGTATAGCTGCAAAATCGGGTGTTACCCTTCGTCAGAGTTATGCTCGGGTTGTCAAGGCGTTGAATAGAGATATCCGTTTTAATAAAAAGCAGAGCAAGGCAGCTCGCCGTAAGCTCAAGTGCATAGCAGGGCGATTGGTCAGGGAGTTAGATAGAGAGTTGCCTTTGGAATCATTACACAGAGAGCAGATAGATTTGTATAAGAGAGTTTTATCTCAGACTAAAGATAGTAAGAACAAGGTATATTCATTGCACGAGCCTAGTGTTTGTTGCATCTCTAAGGGTAAGGAGCACGAGAAATGGGAGTTTGGGAACAAGGTTTCTGTGGCGTACAATGAAGATGGATTGATAGTTGGGGCGTTGTCGTTTCGTAATGAGTATGATGGGCACACACTTTTGCCTGCTATTGAGCAGGTTGTACGATTGAATCATCGCCCTATAAAGATTGTTCCGTGCGACAGGGGTTACAAGGGTGTTTCACAGGTTTTGGGTATTCCTGTTTTGATACCGAGCAATGGTAAGGGCTGTAAGAGTGAGTATGAGCGAAAGAAGCTGAAGAAGTTGTTCGCGCAAAGAGCAGGTATAGAACCAATTAATGGGCACTTAAAGAGTGACCACCGGATGGGTCGTAACTTTTACAAAGGTATATTTGGTGATAATATCAATTCTATGCTCGCCGCCGCCGCATTCAACTTCAAAAGAGCTATGAATGTTCTTTTGGACTATATTTTACGATGGATATTACAGCTATTTGAACAAAATATCTCCATAAAACTCCAAAACTAA
- a CDS encoding Enoyl-[acyl-carrier-protein] reductase (FMN), protein MKSFFIGGLEVRLPVIQGGMGVGVSLSGLASAVANEGGVGVISCAGMGLLYREKAGDYLRNCIFGLKEELRKAREKSKGVIGVNIMVALSNYADMVRTAIAEKCDVIFAGAGLPLDLPSYLDKESTTRLVPIVSSARAARVICDKWDSAYGYLPDAIVVEGPKAGGHLGFKRNQIEDENFSLEHIIPEVVAVAATYRERKVIPVIAAGGIMTGEDIMKFIELGASGVQMGSIFVPTDECDASIEFKQAYINSSAQDVVIIDSPVGMPGRAFDGEFIRRVRAGLTKPKGCPFHCIKTCDYTKSPYCIIKALYNAAKGNTDKGYVFAGARAYLSQKISSVNEVISRLKTEYNLCEK, encoded by the coding sequence ATGAAATCATTTTTTATCGGAGGACTTGAGGTTCGCCTACCTGTCATTCAGGGAGGGATGGGTGTTGGCGTATCACTGTCGGGACTCGCCTCGGCTGTGGCTAACGAGGGGGGAGTCGGAGTTATCTCTTGCGCGGGAATGGGGCTGCTATACCGCGAAAAGGCGGGCGACTACTTGCGTAACTGCATCTTTGGGCTCAAGGAAGAGCTCAGAAAAGCTCGCGAAAAATCTAAAGGGGTTATCGGCGTAAATATTATGGTTGCACTTTCGAACTACGCAGATATGGTTCGTACAGCTATCGCTGAAAAGTGTGATGTTATCTTTGCCGGAGCGGGGCTGCCTTTGGATTTACCCTCGTATCTAGACAAGGAGAGCACCACGCGTCTCGTACCAATCGTATCATCGGCACGGGCGGCAAGGGTTATCTGCGACAAGTGGGATAGCGCGTATGGTTATTTGCCGGATGCTATTGTGGTGGAGGGTCCCAAGGCGGGAGGACACCTTGGCTTCAAACGTAACCAGATTGAGGACGAAAACTTTTCGTTGGAACATATTATCCCCGAGGTGGTTGCCGTTGCAGCAACATACAGAGAGCGTAAGGTCATTCCTGTCATTGCCGCAGGTGGTATTATGACGGGTGAGGATATTATGAAGTTTATTGAGCTTGGGGCGTCGGGTGTGCAAATGGGTAGTATATTTGTGCCGACTGACGAGTGCGATGCTTCTATTGAGTTCAAGCAGGCTTACATCAACTCCTCGGCACAGGATGTGGTAATTATCGACAGTCCTGTGGGTATGCCGGGAAGGGCTTTCGACGGCGAGTTCATCCGAAGGGTTAGGGCGGGGCTGACCAAACCGAAGGGGTGTCCGTTCCACTGCATTAAAACTTGCGACTACACCAAAAGCCCCTATTGTATCATCAAGGCACTATACAATGCCGCCAAGGGTAATACCGACAAAGGGTATGTCTTTGCAGGAGCACGTGCCTACCTATCACAGAAAATCAGCAGCGTGAACGAAGTAATTTCACGGCTCAAGACTGAGTATAATCTCTGTGAAAAATAA
- a CDS encoding ATP-dependent RNA helicase RhlE translates to MTFKELNISEPVMRALEEKNYDTPTPIQQQAIPVALQGRDMLGIAQTGTGKTAAFAIPIIEHLASNLSQNRKDKRHIRALVLTPTRELAIQIEEAFACYGKYTGLKHTVIFGGVKQKPQTDSLNRGTDILIATPGRLLDLISQGFIHLDTLTHFVLDEADRMLDMGFIHDIRRLLPMLPKNKQTMLFSATMPTEIVSISKSLLDRPARVEVAPVASVVDAIEQHVYFVEKPQKIELLVSVLDEQSDKSILIFSRTKHGADKIARILNKRHIGCEAIHGNKSQNARQSALSNFKSGKTRIIVATDIAARGIDIQNLGVVINFDLPDVAETYVHRIGRTGRAGRSGVAFTFCSQDEHTMVRDIQQLMGKKLNTVLIPA, encoded by the coding sequence ATGACATTTAAGGAACTTAATATTTCTGAGCCCGTTATGCGGGCTTTAGAGGAGAAGAATTACGACACACCAACACCTATTCAGCAGCAGGCAATTCCTGTGGCATTGCAAGGAAGAGATATGCTCGGCATAGCGCAGACCGGTACGGGAAAGACGGCAGCATTTGCGATTCCCATTATCGAACATCTGGCGAGCAACCTGTCTCAAAACAGAAAAGATAAACGCCACATACGAGCACTTGTACTAACTCCCACGCGTGAGCTTGCCATCCAGATTGAGGAGGCATTTGCCTGCTACGGAAAATACACGGGGTTGAAACACACCGTTATTTTCGGTGGAGTGAAACAGAAGCCACAGACCGATAGCCTCAACCGAGGCACTGATATATTGATAGCGACGCCCGGTAGACTATTAGACTTGATATCCCAGGGGTTTATACATCTCGATACTTTGACTCACTTTGTTTTGGACGAAGCAGACCGTATGTTGGATATGGGTTTTATCCACGACATCCGACGACTTTTACCGATGTTGCCTAAAAATAAACAGACGATGCTCTTTTCGGCAACAATGCCCACAGAGATTGTTTCCATATCCAAGAGTCTCTTGGATAGACCCGCAAGGGTGGAGGTTGCGCCGGTGGCTTCGGTGGTTGATGCTATCGAACAGCACGTCTACTTTGTGGAGAAACCGCAGAAGATAGAGCTTTTGGTGAGTGTGTTGGACGAGCAGAGCGATAAGTCGATACTTATTTTTTCGCGCACCAAGCACGGTGCGGATAAGATAGCACGGATACTTAATAAGAGACATATCGGTTGTGAGGCTATCCACGGCAACAAGTCGCAGAATGCGCGTCAGAGCGCGCTCAGCAACTTCAAGTCAGGCAAGACACGCATTATTGTGGCTACTGATATTGCGGCTCGCGGCATTGATATACAAAACCTTGGCGTGGTCATTAACTTTGATTTGCCGGATGTTGCCGAGACCTATGTTCACCGAATTGGACGCACCGGACGTGCCGGTAGGAGTGGTGTGGCGTTCACATTCTGTTCGCAGGACGAGCACACAATGGTGCGCGACATTCAACAATTAATGGGTAAGAAACTTAATACGGTATTGATACCGGCATAG
- a CDS encoding Nicotinate-nucleotide--dimethylbenzimidazole phosphoribosyltransferase yields MIMNLEQRLRHKLATRTKPVGSLGRLEDIALRIGLIQQSTVPELHNPAIILFAADHGIACEGVSSCPREITHQMVLNFVAGGGGINVLARQHGIRLSVVDAGVDFDFEGLSGVVDAKVARGSNNMLYEPAMTIEQCERAMEWGRQMVETEFERGCNVIGFGEMGIGNSSPAALLLHKYSGIALEDCVGRGAGLSDSGLERKYSVLKSVARRYDVREPLQILATFGGLEIAMICGGVLQARRRNMVIIADGFIATSGFVAAHSMEPDILDNTLFSHLSHEKGHRAMLDYLGVEAILQLDLRLGEGTGVALAYPIIRSATLLINQMASFESAAVAETAI; encoded by the coding sequence ATGATTATGAATTTAGAACAGAGACTTCGACATAAACTTGCCACGCGCACAAAGCCTGTTGGCTCATTGGGGCGGCTGGAGGATATAGCCCTTCGCATAGGTCTAATTCAGCAGAGCACCGTGCCCGAGCTTCATAACCCTGCCATCATCCTCTTTGCTGCCGACCACGGCATTGCCTGCGAGGGTGTAAGCTCCTGCCCAAGGGAGATTACCCACCAAATGGTGTTAAACTTTGTGGCGGGAGGCGGTGGCATTAACGTCTTGGCGCGGCAACACGGGATTCGGCTGAGTGTGGTGGATGCCGGTGTAGATTTCGACTTCGAGGGGCTATCCGGCGTTGTCGATGCCAAAGTTGCCCGTGGCAGCAATAATATGTTGTATGAACCGGCAATGACCATCGAGCAGTGCGAGCGGGCGATGGAGTGGGGTAGGCAGATGGTGGAGACGGAGTTCGAGCGCGGCTGCAACGTCATCGGATTCGGAGAGATGGGCATCGGCAACAGCTCGCCTGCCGCCTTGTTATTACATAAATACTCGGGCATAGCGCTTGAGGATTGTGTGGGCAGGGGTGCAGGATTGAGTGATAGCGGGTTGGAGCGCAAGTACTCTGTTCTGAAGAGCGTTGCCCGAAGGTACGATGTGCGAGAGCCGTTGCAGATACTCGCCACATTCGGCGGGTTGGAGATAGCGATGATCTGCGGCGGTGTCTTACAGGCAAGAAGGCGCAATATGGTCATCATAGCAGATGGCTTCATTGCCACCTCGGGTTTTGTTGCGGCGCACAGTATGGAACCGGATATATTGGACAACACTCTTTTCAGCCACCTCTCGCACGAGAAGGGGCACAGAGCAATGCTAGACTACTTGGGAGTAGAGGCTATATTGCAGTTAGACCTCCGCTTGGGCGAGGGTACGGGCGTGGCGTTGGCATACCCCATTATACGGTCGGCAACGCTGTTGATCAATCAAATGGCTAGTTTCGAGAGTGCCGCCGTGGCAGAGACAGCCATATGA
- a CDS encoding SusC/RagA family TonB-linked outer membrane protein — MNFTYLTRTAVITLTLAFGVLQPTTLRAGNSETSYLNLQQKNITVAVKVTDVTDMPIVGATVFLESNTRISAATDVQGIAVLRNVPEEGTLEISFLGMVTQKIKINGRAQIHVTLKEDVKAIDEVVVVGYGKQKRSGMVSSVNTVTSKEIRLPTRNLTNNLAGQLAGLIAIQRSGEPGEDDASFWIRGVSTFRGGTAPLVLVDGVPRRMQDIEPDEIDTFSLLKDAAATAVYGAEGANGVILITTKRGRVERPKISFSAEHSIVTPTRLPGFLGSVEFMNAYNEALWNEGSPDIWTQEYISRFDKNSPDRDSDLYPNVNWLDLLNKTTSSTRATVSFQGGTEKARYFVGTSYYTESGIFKKNRQAEYNNNIGLDRFGLRSNIDLNVSNTTLLSLDVNSTYTELNSTGFPSAYIFRQMLTTCPNLFPMVYSDGTLAGHPQGKDESRQNPYNMLMNSGYQKEWRVNLQTKIALTQQLKFITEGLNARINVAFDANVDFNTERMKNPIEYNATGRDDNGKLIYTNVNPNGTDNLSMTTGASASKNIYIDASLNYNRTFNENHDVTAMFLYMQKDRQVHSTPLAYRKQSLVGRITYSYKSRYNFEGNFGYTGSENFAAGHRFGLFPAVGVSWYLSNEKFYSGKVKDILSKLKFRVSYGLTGNDATGGARFLFRGTIDQRATPYSLGWTDTNLLNSLSGIRESQFAAPNLTWEIETKRNYGIDIGMFNGKLDLAIDYFDNLREDILLRRQTIPKVTGFVQMPWQNFGRVQNRGFDASLVYNQTFGAVRLGFRANVTYARNKILEIDEVPPRYEWMARTGTRIGERYLLQADGFYRYEDFDITGEGLARRFTLKEGVVRSSYNANIRPGDLKYKDLNGSGVIENYDHAFGGAPPNPELVYGFGINVEYKGFYAGVFFQGAGSTSTVLGGYFDAGFFPFSRSYTQSSLRSFATDRWSDRGANGTVVEPRWDALYPRLSTMGNENNSRLSTHYLRDASFIRLKNAQVGYNFPKRWLSRIGVNSARVFCTGTNLAVWDKIKYWDPEMGNANEGLNYPLTMNISFGLEVVL; from the coding sequence ATGAATTTTACTTATCTAACCCGAACAGCTGTCATCACATTGACCTTGGCTTTTGGAGTGTTGCAACCGACAACGCTTCGTGCAGGCAATAGTGAGACTAGCTATCTTAATTTGCAACAAAAAAACATCACCGTAGCTGTGAAGGTAACAGATGTAACGGATATGCCCATTGTGGGTGCAACTGTTTTTCTTGAGTCCAACACACGCATCAGTGCCGCAACCGATGTTCAGGGGATTGCGGTTCTGAGGAACGTACCTGAGGAGGGGACGCTCGAAATCTCATTTTTGGGGATGGTAACTCAAAAAATCAAAATTAACGGACGTGCCCAGATTCACGTCACCTTGAAAGAGGATGTCAAAGCCATAGATGAGGTGGTGGTTGTCGGTTACGGCAAACAGAAGCGCAGCGGGATGGTATCCTCGGTGAACACGGTGACCTCGAAAGAGATTAGGCTACCCACTCGTAATCTCACCAATAATCTCGCAGGTCAGCTTGCCGGTCTTATAGCTATTCAGCGTTCGGGCGAACCGGGCGAGGACGATGCCTCCTTTTGGATTCGCGGAGTCAGCACCTTTAGAGGCGGCACGGCTCCTCTTGTTCTTGTGGATGGCGTACCTCGTCGAATGCAGGATATTGAGCCGGACGAGATAGACACATTTTCGCTCTTGAAGGATGCTGCTGCCACGGCTGTCTACGGCGCTGAGGGGGCGAACGGCGTTATTCTTATAACGACAAAACGCGGGCGCGTGGAGCGCCCCAAAATATCGTTCAGTGCCGAGCACAGCATTGTTACGCCGACCCGTCTTCCCGGATTCCTCGGCTCTGTGGAGTTTATGAACGCATATAATGAGGCATTGTGGAATGAAGGCTCACCCGACATTTGGACACAGGAGTATATATCTCGATTCGACAAAAACAGTCCCGACCGGGATAGCGACCTATATCCCAACGTGAATTGGTTAGACCTTCTCAACAAGACCACCAGCTCCACACGAGCCACAGTTAGTTTCCAAGGGGGAACAGAGAAAGCTCGATACTTCGTGGGCACATCTTACTATACCGAGAGCGGTATCTTCAAAAAAAATAGGCAGGCGGAGTACAACAACAATATCGGTCTTGACCGTTTTGGTCTCCGCTCCAACATTGACCTAAATGTCTCCAACACGACCCTTCTTTCGCTGGATGTAAACAGCACATATACCGAACTTAACTCTACAGGATTTCCCAGCGCATACATCTTCAGACAAATGCTTACGACGTGTCCGAACCTCTTTCCGATGGTCTATTCGGACGGTACACTGGCAGGACACCCCCAAGGTAAGGACGAGAGCCGTCAGAATCCGTACAATATGCTTATGAATTCGGGATACCAGAAGGAGTGGCGTGTAAATCTTCAAACTAAAATAGCTCTCACTCAGCAGTTGAAGTTCATCACCGAAGGGCTGAATGCGAGGATAAACGTAGCCTTCGATGCCAATGTTGATTTCAACACAGAGCGTATGAAGAATCCGATAGAGTATAATGCCACCGGTCGAGATGACAATGGAAAGCTTATATACACCAATGTTAACCCCAATGGTACGGACAACTTAAGTATGACCACAGGAGCTTCTGCATCTAAGAATATCTACATTGATGCCTCTCTGAACTATAATCGGACATTCAACGAAAATCACGATGTAACTGCAATGTTTCTGTATATGCAAAAAGACAGACAAGTTCACAGCACCCCTCTGGCATACAGAAAGCAGAGTTTGGTTGGTCGGATAACATACTCTTACAAATCACGTTATAACTTCGAGGGTAACTTCGGATATACAGGTTCCGAAAATTTTGCCGCAGGTCACCGTTTCGGTCTCTTTCCGGCGGTGGGGGTGAGTTGGTATCTGTCGAATGAAAAATTCTACTCGGGCAAAGTTAAAGATATCCTCTCCAAGCTCAAATTCCGAGTCTCATACGGTCTTACGGGTAACGATGCCACCGGCGGTGCTCGCTTTCTATTCCGCGGAACGATCGATCAGCGCGCTACACCATACTCTTTGGGTTGGACTGATACGAACCTTCTAAACAGTTTAAGTGGTATCAGAGAGTCTCAGTTCGCGGCACCTAATCTCACGTGGGAAATCGAAACCAAGAGAAACTACGGTATCGACATTGGTATGTTCAACGGCAAATTAGATTTAGCGATAGACTATTTCGACAACCTTCGTGAGGACATTCTGTTGCGACGTCAGACGATCCCCAAGGTAACCGGTTTCGTTCAGATGCCTTGGCAAAACTTCGGCAGGGTGCAAAATAGAGGTTTTGATGCTTCGCTAGTCTATAATCAAACCTTTGGAGCTGTTCGCTTGGGATTTCGTGCCAACGTAACCTACGCACGCAACAAAATTCTCGAAATAGACGAAGTGCCGCCCAGATACGAATGGATGGCACGAACAGGCACGCGTATTGGTGAGCGATATTTGCTTCAGGCTGACGGGTTCTATCGTTACGAAGATTTCGATATTACAGGTGAGGGGTTGGCGCGCAGGTTTACATTAAAAGAGGGTGTTGTCCGCTCATCTTACAACGCCAATATTCGTCCGGGCGACCTCAAATATAAAGACTTGAACGGAAGCGGCGTAATTGAGAACTACGACCATGCCTTCGGTGGAGCCCCCCCTAATCCGGAGTTGGTATACGGCTTCGGCATTAACGTTGAATACAAAGGATTCTATGCCGGGGTATTCTTCCAAGGCGCGGGTAGTACATCAACCGTTCTCGGGGGTTACTTTGACGCCGGTTTTTTCCCATTTAGTCGGAGTTATACACAATCCTCTCTTCGATCATTTGCAACAGACCGTTGGTCTGACCGCGGAGCTAACGGCACAGTGGTCGAACCCCGTTGGGATGCCCTCTACCCCCGATTGAGTACAATGGGGAACGAGAACAATTCCCGCCTATCTACCCACTATTTGCGTGATGCAAGTTTCATACGTCTCAAGAATGCCCAAGTCGGCTACAACTTTCCGAAAAGATGGTTGAGTAGAATTGGTGTAAACTCAGCGCGGGTCTTCTGTACGGGTACAAACCTTGCCGTATGGGATAAAATCAAATATTGGGACCCCGAAATGGGTAATGCTAATGAAGGTTTGAACTACCCTTTGACAATGAATATCTCCTTTGGTCTTGAGGTTGTACTATAA
- a CDS encoding RNA polymerase ECF-type sigma factor — MNRDLSDKELLEMYASTEDEGSRERAFSLLVEKYSQRLYWVVRKMVISHHDTDDIIQNVLIKLWSALPTFRGESGLYTWIYKIAVNEALSTLRSKKRGFIVSESDVSHQLDALIQEEGLSDGNTLTDALNRAVLRLPTKQRLVFNLRYYDEVPYQEMSEILDTSVGALKASYHHAVQKIEEQLKMENFLERD; from the coding sequence GTGAACAGAGACCTTTCCGACAAAGAGCTATTAGAGATGTACGCCTCGACCGAAGATGAAGGTTCGCGGGAGCGCGCCTTTTCGCTTCTTGTGGAGAAGTATTCGCAGCGGCTCTATTGGGTGGTACGCAAAATGGTTATCAGCCACCACGATACGGACGATATTATCCAAAATGTACTAATAAAACTTTGGAGCGCGCTACCAACTTTCAGAGGTGAATCGGGGCTTTATACGTGGATTTATAAAATTGCCGTGAACGAGGCGTTGAGTACACTACGCAGCAAAAAGAGGGGGTTCATAGTGTCCGAAAGTGACGTTTCGCACCAGTTGGACGCGCTAATTCAGGAAGAGGGTCTCTCGGACGGCAACACACTCACAGATGCCCTCAACCGCGCCGTACTGCGTCTACCCACTAAACAGCGACTGGTTTTCAACCTCAGATACTATGACGAGGTGCCCTATCAAGAGATGTCCGAGATATTGGATACTTCCGTAGGAGCACTCAAAGCATCATACCACCACGCTGTCCAAAAGATTGAAGAGCAATTGAAAATGGAAAATTTTTTGGAGCGAGATTAA